Proteins found in one Candidatus Krumholzibacteriia bacterium genomic segment:
- the glnA gene encoding type I glutamate--ammonia ligase has translation MAAKREIIAELKRQKVRFLRLMFTDIMGAIKNVEVPESQFQKALDGEIMFDGSSIEGFTRIEESDMLLKPDLDTFVVFPWVDERGTVAGLICDVYNPDETPFEGCPRMALRRVMADAKKMGFTANFGPELEFFLFQRDDDGNPTTQTHDAGGYFDLLPVDRGEECRRDITNALEAMGYSVEAAHHEVAPGQHEIDFRYADVLSTADRAAVFRLVVKKYARDHRLHATFMPKPIFGENGSGMHVHQSLFRGTKNAFYAKSKEHELSDTMLHYVGGLLRHARAICAISNPLVNSYKRLVPGYEAPVNVAWSYRNRSPLVRVPARRGVGTRCELRMPDPSCNPYLAFAAMLSAGLDGIENKIDPGPSVDRNIFEMSHREKRRLKIDQLPANLHEAVTFLRKDKVLHEALGEHITEQFCDAKDAEWSEYISTVHEWELERYLAKY, from the coding sequence ATGGCCGCCAAACGCGAGATCATCGCCGAGCTCAAGCGCCAGAAGGTGCGCTTCCTGCGTCTGATGTTCACCGACATCATGGGCGCGATCAAGAACGTCGAGGTCCCCGAGTCGCAGTTCCAGAAGGCGCTCGACGGCGAGATCATGTTCGACGGGTCCTCGATCGAGGGGTTCACCAGGATCGAGGAGAGCGACATGCTCCTGAAGCCCGACCTGGACACCTTCGTGGTGTTCCCCTGGGTGGACGAGCGGGGCACCGTCGCCGGGCTGATCTGCGACGTGTACAACCCCGACGAGACTCCCTTCGAAGGATGCCCGCGCATGGCGCTGCGCCGGGTGATGGCCGACGCGAAGAAGATGGGATTCACCGCGAACTTCGGCCCCGAGTTGGAGTTCTTCCTCTTCCAGCGTGACGACGACGGCAACCCGACGACGCAGACCCACGACGCGGGCGGCTACTTCGACCTGCTGCCCGTGGACCGGGGCGAGGAGTGCCGCCGTGACATCACCAATGCCCTCGAGGCCATGGGGTACAGCGTGGAGGCCGCGCACCACGAGGTCGCGCCGGGCCAGCACGAGATCGACTTCCGGTACGCGGACGTCCTGAGCACGGCGGATCGAGCCGCGGTGTTCCGCCTGGTGGTGAAGAAGTACGCACGCGATCATCGGCTGCACGCCACGTTCATGCCCAAGCCGATCTTCGGCGAGAACGGCAGCGGCATGCACGTCCACCAGTCGCTCTTCCGGGGGACCAAGAACGCCTTCTACGCCAAGAGCAAGGAACACGAACTGAGCGACACCATGCTGCACTACGTGGGCGGGCTGCTGCGCCACGCCCGCGCGATCTGTGCGATCAGCAATCCGCTGGTCAACAGCTACAAGCGCCTGGTGCCGGGCTACGAGGCTCCGGTCAACGTGGCGTGGAGCTATCGCAACCGGTCGCCGCTGGTCCGCGTGCCGGCGCGGCGGGGTGTGGGGACCCGCTGCGAGCTGCGCATGCCCGATCCGAGCTGCAACCCCTATCTGGCCTTCGCCGCGATGCTGTCGGCGGGGCTCGACGGGATCGAGAACAAGATCGATCCGGGCCCTTCGGTCGACCGCAACATCTTCGAGATGAGCCATCGTGAGAAGCGCCGTCTGAAGATCGATCAGCTGCCGGCGAACCTGCACGAGGCGGTGACCTTCCTGCGGAAGGACAAGGTCCTGCACGAGGCCCTGGGCGAGCACATCACCGAACAGTTCTGCGACGCGAAGGACGCCGAGTGGTCGGAGTACATCAGTACGGTGCACGAGTGGGAGCTCGAGCGATACCTGGCGAAGTACTAG
- a CDS encoding PhzF family phenazine biosynthesis protein: protein MRFLILDVFTDRPFGGNQLAVFPEAADIEEVLLQPIARELNFSETVFVYPPRDDGAVRMRIFTPEAEIPFAGHPVVGTAFALDEFDDAPPREGDVLFELESGEIHVRRQRAADGSLLQATMSQHRPVFLAETAHVESVARALGIETRDILITGLPCEVVSTGLPFHVVPVGSLQAMRALQPDFKRLRSLGEELGVSDVYVFCFETVDSDATVHARMFAPSYGIPEDAATGSAAGCLGAYVVKNRAVPAARMTKLVVEQGLELGRPSRLFVEVESENDRIVGVRVGGSAVIVGEGELRL from the coding sequence ATGCGCTTCCTGATCCTCGACGTGTTCACCGATCGCCCCTTCGGCGGCAACCAGCTTGCCGTGTTCCCCGAGGCGGCCGACATCGAGGAAGTCCTCCTGCAACCCATCGCGCGTGAACTGAACTTCAGCGAAACGGTCTTCGTGTATCCGCCGCGCGACGACGGGGCGGTGCGCATGCGGATCTTCACGCCGGAGGCCGAGATCCCCTTCGCCGGTCACCCGGTCGTCGGGACGGCCTTCGCGCTCGACGAGTTCGACGACGCCCCGCCGCGCGAGGGCGACGTGCTGTTCGAGCTCGAGAGTGGCGAGATCCACGTGCGCCGGCAGCGTGCGGCCGACGGATCGTTGCTGCAGGCCACCATGAGTCAGCACCGGCCGGTCTTCCTGGCCGAGACGGCACACGTCGAATCGGTGGCGCGGGCCCTGGGGATCGAGACCCGCGACATCCTCATCACGGGACTGCCGTGCGAGGTGGTGTCGACCGGGCTTCCCTTCCACGTGGTACCGGTGGGATCGCTGCAGGCCATGCGCGCGCTGCAACCGGACTTCAAGCGACTGCGAAGTCTGGGAGAGGAACTGGGCGTGAGCGACGTGTACGTGTTCTGCTTCGAGACCGTCGATTCCGACGCCACCGTGCACGCGCGCATGTTCGCTCCGAGCTACGGGATTCCCGAGGACGCGGCCACCGGCAGTGCGGCCGGATGTCTGGGCGCCTACGTGGTCAAGAACCGGGCGGTTCCCGCGGCCCGGATGACGAAGTTGGTGGTGGAGCAGGGTCTCGAGTTGGGTCGGCCGAGCCGGCTGTTCGTCGAGGTCGAGAGCGAGAACGATCGCATCGTCGGCGTCCGGGTGGGCGGCAGCGCCGTGATCGTGGGAGAAGGCGAGCTGCGACTGTGA
- a CDS encoding nodulation protein NfeD — MKTILLVGLVLVAAVPAGAQSIHVARWQDAITPVAAQFLVGAIERAEDADAEALIIELDTPGGLDTAMRRIIKAQLAATVPVVVYVSPAGSRAASAGVFITMAAHVAAMTPTTNIGSASPVQMMGAGMDSTMAKKVTNDAVAYLEGIAEDRDRNPEWAARFVEDSENITAEQALEENVIDLVVATRSELIRELDGREIVLPRGTVTLQTEGLEVVVFEPGLQHQLLGLIANPTVAYLLLLLGIYGIFFELSNPGAILPGTVGAIAILLALFALQALPVRAAGLALIALSIVLFVLEVYVTSFGLLGLAGVVAMVFGSAMLFEPGPEGMRLGWGVIIPAVAFSTGFMGLCAVLAIRGQRRPVETGLRAMVGEHGRVSTAITEGGRGKVVVHGEHWDARAAEPLEAGTEIEVEAIEGRTVVVRPVRAG, encoded by the coding sequence GTGAAGACGATTCTCCTCGTGGGACTGGTGCTCGTGGCCGCGGTTCCCGCCGGTGCCCAGTCGATCCATGTGGCGCGCTGGCAGGACGCGATCACGCCCGTGGCGGCGCAGTTCCTGGTGGGCGCGATCGAACGCGCCGAGGACGCCGATGCCGAGGCCCTGATCATCGAGCTGGACACACCGGGCGGGCTGGACACCGCCATGCGCCGGATCATCAAGGCCCAGCTCGCGGCCACGGTCCCGGTCGTGGTATACGTGTCGCCGGCCGGCAGCCGGGCAGCGAGCGCCGGGGTGTTCATCACCATGGCCGCCCACGTGGCTGCCATGACGCCCACGACGAACATCGGGTCGGCCAGCCCGGTGCAGATGATGGGGGCGGGCATGGACTCGACCATGGCGAAGAAGGTCACCAACGATGCAGTGGCCTATCTTGAGGGCATTGCCGAGGACCGCGACCGCAACCCCGAATGGGCCGCCCGCTTCGTCGAGGACTCCGAGAACATCACGGCCGAGCAGGCACTCGAGGAGAACGTGATCGACCTCGTGGTGGCCACGCGGAGCGAACTGATCCGCGAGCTCGACGGCCGGGAGATCGTCCTGCCGCGCGGAACGGTGACCCTGCAGACCGAGGGCCTGGAGGTCGTGGTCTTCGAGCCCGGCCTGCAGCACCAGTTGCTGGGGCTGATCGCCAATCCCACCGTGGCCTATCTGCTGCTGCTGCTGGGGATCTACGGAATCTTCTTCGAGCTCTCCAATCCCGGCGCGATCCTGCCCGGGACGGTGGGTGCGATCGCGATCCTGCTCGCGCTGTTCGCGCTCCAGGCACTGCCGGTGCGCGCGGCGGGGTTGGCGTTGATCGCGCTGTCGATCGTGCTGTTCGTGCTCGAGGTCTACGTGACCAGCTTCGGGTTGCTGGGTCTGGCCGGTGTCGTGGCCATGGTCTTCGGTTCGGCCATGCTCTTCGAGCCCGGGCCCGAAGGAATGCGCCTGGGCTGGGGCGTGATCATTCCCGCCGTGGCCTTCTCGACCGGGTTCATGGGGCTGTGCGCGGTGCTCGCGATCCGGGGTCAACGCAGGCCGGTGGAGACCGGCCTGAGGGCCATGGTGGGCGAGCACGGCCGGGTGAGTACCGCCATCACCGAGGGCGGGCGCGGCAAGGTCGTGGTGCACGGCGAGCACTGGGACGCCCGCGCCGCCGAGCCGCTCGAGGCGGGAACCGAGATCGAGGTCGAGGCCATCGAGGGCCGTACCGTGGTGGTGCGACCCGTGCGTGCGGGCTGA